CCGCACGTTCGAGGACACCGTGACCGTGGTGGCGAGCGCCGAGCACGCCCGGCTTCCCGCCTTCGACGGAGACCTCGACCACATCGTCGGCGTGCTGTACGCCAAGGATCTGCTGCCCGCGCTGTTCAGTGCCGACCCGGGGGCGCGGGGCGCCTGGCGCTCGCTGGTGCGGCCCGTGGACATCGTGCCGGAGACCAAGACCCTGGACGCGCAGCTGCGGGACTTCCAGCGCGGCCCGGGCCACCTGGCGGTGGTCGTGGACGAGTACGGCGGCACCGCCGGCATCGTGACGCTCGAGGACGTCCTCGAGGAGATCGTCGGCGAGATCCGCGACGAGTACGACGCCTCCGAGGTGGGGCACGTCGCCGAGCAGGCGGACGGGAGCTGGCTGGTGGACGGGCGGACGCCGCTCGACGAGCTGGCCGGCGCGCTCGGCACGCCGTTCGCCCACGAAGAGGTGACCACGGCCGGCGGCCTCGCCTACTCGGCGCTGGGTCACGTGCCCGTCGCGGGCGAGCGGCTGGAGCTGCACGGCTGGCAGGTGACGGTGGATCAGGTCGTGCGCCGCAGCATCCGCCGGCTGCGGTTCGAGCGGGCGGGCGCGTGAGCCTCCTGCTCGTGCTGCTCGGGCTCGCGCTGGCCGCGCTCGGCGCCACCGCGTCGGTGGCGGTCCGCGCGGTGAGCCGGCTGGAGCTCACCCGCTGGGTCGCGCGCCGGCTGGAGGGCGCGGACGCCGCGGTGACGCTGCTGTCGCGCCCCGGCGACGTGGCCGCCGCGGCCGACGCGTTCGTGGCCGTCGGCGTCGCGGTGGCCGGCGTCTGCGCGCCGTGGGCGCTGCGGACGGCCGCGCTGGGGACCACCCTCGCACTCGAGCTGGTGGTCGGGGTGCCCGTGCTGTGCTTCGTCGCGTACTTCCTCCCGCGCGCCGTGGGCCGCCGCTGGCCGGAGTCGCTGGTGCGCGCCTTCGTGCCGCGGCTGCGGCAGGGAGGAGCGCTGGTGGGCCGGATCGTCCGCGGCCGGGCCGCCACGGAACGGGCCGAGCTGGCGGCGCTGCTCCGCGACAGCGCCACCGCGGGCCTGGCTGGCGAGGACGAGCTGGAGATCGTCACCGGCGTGATGGCGTTCGCGGACCGGGTGGTGCGCGAGGCGATGACGCCGCGCACCCGGATCGTCGCCGCGCCCCAGTCGGCCGGGGCCGCGGAGCTCGCGGCGCTGGTGGCCTCGTCGGGCTACACGCGGATCCCGGTGTACCGCTCCTCGCCCGACGACATCGTGGGAATGGTCCACGCCTTCGACGTCATCAAGGCCGGCCCCGGCGGCAAGGTCGGCGTGCGGCCGGTGGCCGTCGTGCCGGGATCCCGCCGCTGCGCCGACGCCCTGCTCGACCTCCGGCGGGAACGGCGCCACATGGCCGTCGTGCTGGACGAGTTCGGAGGCACCGCGGGCCTCGTGACGATGGAGGACCTGCTCGAGGAGCTGGTCGGCGAGATCTTCGACGAGCTGGACGAGCCCGGCCCCAAGCCGGTCGCGCCCGAGCGGGGAGTGCTGGTGGTGGACGCCTCCCATCCCCTGGCGGCGGTGCGGGAGCACTTCGCCGTCCCCCTGGAGGCTCCGCCGCGGGTCGAGACGGTGGGGGGGTACCTGGCCTGGGGCGTCGGACGGATCCCGAAGGCGGGCGAGCGCACCGTGCTCGGGGACCTGGAGTTCGACGTGTTGGAGGCCACCCCCACCAGGCTCGTCCGGCTGGTGGTCCGGGCGGCGCCGGGGGCAGCCGGCCCGAGCGTGCCCGCACCGCCGGCGAGCCGATGAACTGGCTGAGGTCGCTTGACCTAGCCTTATGTCCTGACTCAATTTAGATGGTGGAACCCGCGAACATCCTCGAGGGTCTGAGGGCCCGCAAGCCCGCCGCCTTGGCGCGCGCCATCTCCCTGGTGGAGAACGGCGCGCCGGGCTCCGAGGCGCTGCTCGCGGGGCTCCATGCCCTGGTGGGTTCGGCGCGCCGCATCGGCGTGACCGGGCCCCCGGGCGGCGGCAAGAGCACGCTCATCGAGCGGCTCGCGGCGCATTGCCGGGCGGGCGGCCTCACGGTCGGCATCATCGCCATCGACCCATCGAGCCCGTTCACGGGGGGGGCGCTCCTGGGCGACCGGATCCGGATGGAGCGTGCGGCCCTGGACCCGGGCGTGTTCATCCGTTCGATGGCGTCGCGCGGCTCGCTGGGCGGCATGGCGACCACGACCGGCGAGGTGGCCGACGTGATGGATGCCTACGGGTTCGACCGGATCCTGATCGAGACCGTGGGCGTCGGGCAGTCGGAGCTGGAGGTCGCGTCGGTGGCGGACACCACGGTGGTGGTGCTGGTGCCCGAGTCGGGCGACGGCATCCAGGTGATGAAGGCCGGCCTGATGGAGATCGCGGACGTGTACGTGGTGAACAAGTCGGACCGGCCCGGGGCCGACCGGCTGCGACAGGAGCTGGAGGTGGCGATCAGCCTCAAGAGCGGCCAGGTCTTCCGCCACGTGCCGGCACATCACGGCACCCGGATCCCGACGGGGAAGACGGCAGGGGACACGGCTGCACCGGCCATCGGCGGGGACGACGCCGCGTGGCAGCCTCCCGTGCTGGCCACGGTGGCGCCCAGGGACGAGGGCGTCGCGGAGCTGAGCGGCGCCCTGGACCGGCACTTCGCGTTCCTGGAGCGCGACGGCGCGCTGGCGGCGCGGCGCGCACGCCAGCTCGAGCGGCGCACGCGGGACGTGTTCGAGCGGGCGCTCAGGCGGTGGGCCTGGTCGGACGCGGGGCCGAGGGCGGACCTGGAGGCCGCGCTCGCCGAGGTCGCGGCGGGCCGCCGGAGCCCGTACGATGCGGCGGCGGCGGTGGTGAATCGGATCCGGAGGAGCGACGGCGCATGAGCGTGTTCGAGTCCGATCTGGTGGTCAGGCGGCTGGCGGAGCAGCTCGAGGCGAAGCAGCGCGAGCTGGAGGACCTGCGGCGCGAGCTGTCCGCGTGGCAGGAGAAGGTCGCTCGGGGCGAGGTCCGCGACGTGGACTTCACGACGGCCTCGGGGCGGCCCGTGGCGCCCGTGTACACGCCGCTGGACGTGCCCGACCTGGATCACGGCGCCGAGCTGGGCCTGCCGGGCGAGTACCCGTACACGCGCGGCGTGCACGCCACCGGCTACCGCGGACGGCTGTGGACGATGCGCCAGTTCTCGGGCTTCGGCACCGCAGTCGAGACCAACGCGCGCTACAAGTTCCTCCTGGGCCGGGGCCAGACGGGACTGTCGGTGGCCTTCGACTTCCCGACGCTGATGGGTTACGACTCCGACCACCCGCGCGCGATGGGCGAGGTGGGGAAGTGCGGTGTCGCGATCTCGAGCCTGGCCGACATGGAGACCCTGTTCGACGGCATTCCGCTCGACCGGGTTTCCACCTCGATGACGATCAACGGGCCGGCCGCGATGCTGTTCTGCTTCTACGTGGCCGCGGCCGAGCGGCAGGGCGTCGCGAGCACGAAGCTCCGGGGCACGGTCCAGAACGACATCCTCAAGGAGTACATGGCGCAGCACGCCTGGATCTACGGGGTGGAGCCGGCCCTGAAGATCATCGTGGACCTGTTCGAGTGGAGCGCGACGCACGCGCCGCAGTGGAACACGATATCGATCTCCGGCTACCACATCCGGGAGGCGGGGGCGACCGCGGCCCAGGAGCTGGCGTTCACGCTCGCCAACGGCTTCACCTACGTGGAGCGCGGGCTGGCGCGCGGCCTGGACGTGGACGCCTTCGCGCCCCGGCTGAGCTTCTTCTGGGACATCCACAACGACTTCTTCGAGGAGATCGCCAAGCTGCGGGCGGCGCGCCGCATCTGGGCGCGGCACCTGCGCGAGCGCTACGGCGCCAAGTCCGAGCGCTCGCTGATGATGCGGTTCCATTCTCAGACGGCGGGCGTGACGCTCACGGCGCAGCAGCCGCTGAACAACGTGGTGCGGGTGGCGTACCAGGCCCTGGCCGCCGTGCTCGGCGGCACGCAGTCCCTGCACACCAACTCGATGGACGAGACGCTGGCCTTGCCCACCGAGCAGGCGGTCCAGCTGGCGCTGCGGACCCAGCAGGTGCTCGCCTACGAGACCGGCGTCGCGAACGTGAGCGATCCGCTCGGCGGCTCCTGGTACGTCGAGGCGCTGACCCGGCAGCTCGAAGACGAGGCGGAGGCCACCTTCGCCGAGATCGAGCGCATGGGGGGCGTGGTGCGGGGCATCGAGACCGGCTGGTTCCAGCGGCAGATCGCGCAGTCGGCGGCGCGCCACCAGCGCGAGCTGGAGCAGCGCCGCCGGGTGGTGGTCGGCGTGAACGACTTCGTGGTGGACGAGCCGGAGGTCCCGATCCCGCTCCTCAGGATCGGCGAGGAAGCCGCGGGCGCGCAGGCCGAGCGGCTGGCGCGGCTGCGGCGCGCCCGGGACGGCGACGTCGCGCGGCGGCGCCTGGACGCGCTGGCGGAGGCGGCGCGCCGCGGCGACAATCTGATCCCCGCCATGCTCGACGCCGCTCGAGCGTGGGCGACCCTGTTCGAGATCCGGGAAGCACTGGAGAACGTCTATGGCTCGTACCGCGAGCCCATCTTCTTCTAGCCGGCCGGCCGCCGGTCGCCGCGCGGGCAGCGGCGTCGGCGGCGCCCTGGCCGAGCTGCTGGCGCTCGGCACGTCGCGCGGCTGGGTCGTGTCCTGCTATCAGAAGCTCGAGCCCGGCGACCGGGCCGGCGAGAAGTACCGCATCAAGCTCAAGAACCGGCTGCGCCGCGCGGCGGAGCGCCTGGACATCCTCGGCTTCTCGCACGACGACCGCGAAGCCGTGAAGCGGCAGCTGGACCGGGTCGAGGCCTTCTTCGGGGATTCCTCGGGTCTGCCCGGGACCCGCGGCGTCGCGGTGTTCGCCGCCGCCGGGCTGTTCCGCGCCGTGCCGCTGCCCTACGTGCTCAAGAGCCGCGTGGTCGTCGACCGGACGCCGGTGGTGGGAGAGCTGGTGGCGCTGGTCGAGGCCGGCACCCGGCTCCTGGCGGTGGTGGCCGATCGCCGCTCCGCGCGGTTCTTCGACGTCGGGCTGGAGGGCGTGTCGGAGCTGGACGGCATCGTGGCGCCGGGCGCGACGCGGCCCGCCCGCTTTCACGGCGAGCGCGGCATGACGCGCCTGAGCGGCGGCCGGGGCGTGATGCCCGGCGTGGGGGAGTACCGCTTCCACAACCGCATCCGGGAGGAGCGGCACCGGCACCTCGCCCTCGTGGCCGAGACCGTGGCCGCGCACTTGCGGGCGCGCTCGTACGACGGCCTCGTGGTCGGCGGCGTCGGCGTGGACGCCAGTGCGCTGCTGCCGCACCTCGCCCCGCAGCTGCGCGAGCGCGTGCTCGGCGTGCTGCACCTCGCGCCCCGGAAGGTGAGCGAGGCGGAGATCCGCGCGCAGGCGCTGGAGCTGCTGTCGGCCGCGGCCGAACAGGCCTCCGCCGCGGCCCTGCGCGAGCTGGCGGCGCTGCGCGACGGCGGCCTGGCGACCGATGCGGTCGAGCCGACGCTCCGCGCGCTGTCCCGCGGCCAGGTGCGCACCCTGATCGTGAACGCGGACGCCACGGTGCCCGGCTACCGGTGGAGCACGAGCGGCCGGCTCGCCGAGACCGCCGCCGGGACCCGCGGCGAGGGCGAGCCGTTGCCGCTCGCCGACCTCTTGGACGAGGCCATCGAGGACGCCCTGCGCCAGCGGGCCCGCGTGGCCGTGGTCCGCGGCGCCGACGCCGGGCGGTTCGACCGCCTCGCGGCGATCCTCCGCTTCCGCGCGTCCGACTAGCGTGCCCCGCGACGAGCTTGTATCGACGCGGAGCCGCGGCTAGGTTCCGCGCGCTATGCCCACCGCACCGTCCACGCCCGCGGCCGGCGCTCTGCCGCGCCCCATCCGCATCCTGGTCGCGAAGCCGGGACTGGACGGCCACGACCGCGGAGCCAAGGTGGTGGCGGCGGCGCTGCGCGACGCGGGCATGGAAGTGGTCTACACCGGCCTGCACCAGACGCCGGAGATGATCGTCGCGGCCGCGGTGCAGGAGGACGTGGACGTGGTCGGGCTGTCGGTGCTCTCGGGCGCGCACATGACGCTGTTCCCGCGCGTGGTGGAGCTGCTGCGCGAGGCGGGCCGGGGCGATGTCCTCGTGACCGGCGGCGGCATCATCCCCCGGGAGGACATGAGCAGCCTGCGCTCGCGCGGCGTCGGCAGCCTGTTCGGTCCCGGCACGCCGACCGCCGAGCTGATCGCCTACATCCACGACTGGGCCCGCGAGCACCTGCGGCCCTGATGGCCTCGTCTCCCCACCGCCTCCAGATCCTCACCGACGAGTACCGTGCCCTGGCCGAGCGGCTGCGGCAGGG
This genomic interval from Gemmatimonadales bacterium contains the following:
- a CDS encoding cobalamin B12-binding domain-containing protein yields the protein MPTAPSTPAAGALPRPIRILVAKPGLDGHDRGAKVVAAALRDAGMEVVYTGLHQTPEMIVAAAVQEDVDVVGLSVLSGAHMTLFPRVVELLREAGRGDVLVTGGGIIPREDMSSLRSRGVGSLFGPGTPTAELIAYIHDWAREHLRP
- a CDS encoding hemolysin family protein, with translation MSLLLVLLGLALAALGATASVAVRAVSRLELTRWVARRLEGADAAVTLLSRPGDVAAAADAFVAVGVAVAGVCAPWALRTAALGTTLALELVVGVPVLCFVAYFLPRAVGRRWPESLVRAFVPRLRQGGALVGRIVRGRAATERAELAALLRDSATAGLAGEDELEIVTGVMAFADRVVREAMTPRTRIVAAPQSAGAAELAALVASSGYTRIPVYRSSPDDIVGMVHAFDVIKAGPGGKVGVRPVAVVPGSRRCADALLDLRRERRHMAVVLDEFGGTAGLVTMEDLLEELVGEIFDELDEPGPKPVAPERGVLVVDASHPLAAVREHFAVPLEAPPRVETVGGYLAWGVGRIPKAGERTVLGDLEFDVLEATPTRLVRLVVRAAPGAAGPSVPAPPASR
- a CDS encoding hemolysin family protein; translation: MTSGVAVPLAGAALATAWAALLALADGALAADPALAETALVGAYAEKPERFRRALALGRIVFLALAAVGASGALAWWRTDIARAALALATVVVVVAAVGDLGPRALGLWRGARLGPAAVRTAATSLDIIVPLIVAAGIVDRALGRLVGIAAGGQTAAPDPAQRDMLLGVFALADTMVSEVMTPRVDLVGVDCARTFEDTVTVVASAEHARLPAFDGDLDHIVGVLYAKDLLPALFSADPGARGAWRSLVRPVDIVPETKTLDAQLRDFQRGPGHLAVVVDEYGGTAGIVTLEDVLEEIVGEIRDEYDASEVGHVAEQADGSWLVDGRTPLDELAGALGTPFAHEEVTTAGGLAYSALGHVPVAGERLELHGWQVTVDQVVRRSIRRLRFERAGA
- a CDS encoding methylmalonyl-CoA mutase family protein, which gives rise to MSVFESDLVVRRLAEQLEAKQRELEDLRRELSAWQEKVARGEVRDVDFTTASGRPVAPVYTPLDVPDLDHGAELGLPGEYPYTRGVHATGYRGRLWTMRQFSGFGTAVETNARYKFLLGRGQTGLSVAFDFPTLMGYDSDHPRAMGEVGKCGVAISSLADMETLFDGIPLDRVSTSMTINGPAAMLFCFYVAAAERQGVASTKLRGTVQNDILKEYMAQHAWIYGVEPALKIIVDLFEWSATHAPQWNTISISGYHIREAGATAAQELAFTLANGFTYVERGLARGLDVDAFAPRLSFFWDIHNDFFEEIAKLRAARRIWARHLRERYGAKSERSLMMRFHSQTAGVTLTAQQPLNNVVRVAYQALAAVLGGTQSLHTNSMDETLALPTEQAVQLALRTQQVLAYETGVANVSDPLGGSWYVEALTRQLEDEAEATFAEIERMGGVVRGIETGWFQRQIAQSAARHQRELEQRRRVVVGVNDFVVDEPEVPIPLLRIGEEAAGAQAERLARLRRARDGDVARRRLDALAEAARRGDNLIPAMLDAARAWATLFEIREALENVYGSYREPIFF
- the meaB gene encoding methylmalonyl Co-A mutase-associated GTPase MeaB, coding for MVEPANILEGLRARKPAALARAISLVENGAPGSEALLAGLHALVGSARRIGVTGPPGGGKSTLIERLAAHCRAGGLTVGIIAIDPSSPFTGGALLGDRIRMERAALDPGVFIRSMASRGSLGGMATTTGEVADVMDAYGFDRILIETVGVGQSELEVASVADTTVVVLVPESGDGIQVMKAGLMEIADVYVVNKSDRPGADRLRQELEVAISLKSGQVFRHVPAHHGTRIPTGKTAGDTAAPAIGGDDAAWQPPVLATVAPRDEGVAELSGALDRHFAFLERDGALAARRARQLERRTRDVFERALRRWAWSDAGPRADLEAALAEVAAGRRSPYDAAAAVVNRIRRSDGA